The following are encoded together in the Culex pipiens pallens isolate TS chromosome 1, TS_CPP_V2, whole genome shotgun sequence genome:
- the LOC120417204 gene encoding transcription elongation factor B polypeptide 3: MTSIVENIKHYQKSIDRALNDESRLLHCIAKLYRLPVSVQHLQETGIGRTVNGLRKYDGEVGVAAKALVSKWKSMVAAEESEDGGGGEQQSGGNNHYDQQQDEDDEDDEDNYDESRLQVDEQPQEEEANEDSDQDMHENHESPRQEARREEYQQVEEEEEEEVESEEESAKVSKHKQEEHRKSSSSKSRDRHEKESTNHHSSSSSKSHSSSSSSKKSSSERDKKDKHKSGSERKSSSQQSSGKESSHSSSREKSGSSSSSNKHHSSTKVSSGKEDSNGYKKEESKKRRTEEQDDLNNSKKVKKDESSEKSNSKSSSRSSKSSSSSSSKDKSKKSSSSEKKRESSSKEKSPRSDNEEEAEEEEGLDSSAGASFADALAMIGMPSSSSSSKKKSSSDKPKKSSSSSMPPPAAKARSEKSSSRSSSSSSKSSRHKGSSSPQSTASSSGYSSSSSSSTVAATAPASLLDRNVALDPLPEASEIVEALPIISPHYKPMPLNQTVMGCVFGSTAGKPPRSHLTEEEALGHSMQSKNQRTKVYSGVKTYNGKVPSLFDSCIRMLQENIDLLDVTGGVPFDLLKPVLDRASPEQLMNLEHYNPYLMEDSDVLWEQHCRRQFRTQKRKEEECESWREMYMRCSEERDAKLRSLTQNIKMSQAEKVAPVRKTQLAYVDSAVKPPRSIISKQARYGTDRTPVVSPAARVAALKSASSNVAKAGDNRLRVAPGVRDTAQAVFQPMKPKKAPMMTKVMNSIKGIKGFRR; this comes from the exons CTGCTGCACTGCATCGCCAAGCTGTACCGGCTGCCTGTTTCCGTCCAGCACCTGCAGGAGACCGGCATCGGCCGAACGGTAAACGGGCTGCGCAAGTACGACGGCGAGGTGGGCGTCGCGGCCAAAGCGCTCGTGTCCAAGTGGAAATCGATGGTAGCGGCCGAGGAGTCCGAGGACGGGGGCGGAGGTGAGCAGCAGTCCGGGGGGAACAACCATTACGACCAGCAGCAGGACGAGGACGACGAGGACGATGAAG ACAACTATGACGAGTCCCGCCTGCAGGTTGACGAGCAGCCCCAGGAGGAAGAGGCTAACGAAGATTCCGATCAGGACATGCACGAAAATCACGAGTCACCGAGGCAGGAAGCGCGGCGGGAAGAGTATCAACAGGTAGAGGAGGAAGAAGAGGAGGAGGTTGAATCTGAGGAGGAGTCTGCGAAGGTTAGCAAACACAAGCAGGAGGAACACAGGAAGAGTTCATCTTCCAAGTCTCGTGATCGTCACGAGAAAGAGTCTACAAATcatcacagcagcagcagcagcaaaagtcactcgtcgtcgtcctcgtcgaAGAAAAGTTCCTCCGAAAGGGATAAAAAGGACAAACACAAAAGTGGTAGTGAGCGGAAATCGTCTAGTCAGCAGTCGAGCGGGAAGGAAAGCAGTCACAGTTCGAGCCGGGAAAAGTCGGGCTCGAGTTCTAGCAGCAACAAACATCACTCTAGTACGAAAGTGTCCTCCGGTAAGGAGGATTCGAATGGGTACAAAAAGGAAGAGAGCAAGAAAAGACGTACGGAGGAGCAGGATGATTTGAACAATtctaaaaaggtaaaaaaggaTGAATCCAGTGAGAAGAGCAACTCCAAATCAAGCAGTAGAAGTAGCAAATCCTCaagtagcagcagcagtaaaGATAAGTCGAAGAAGAGCTCGAGTTCGGAGAAGAAACGAGAATCGTCGTCGAAGGAAAAGTCGCCCCGTTCAGACAATGAGGAAGAGGCGGAGGAAGAAGAAGGTTTGGATAGCTCGGCGGGAGCTAGCTTTGCCGATGCCCTGGCAATGATAGGAATGccttcttcgtcgtcgtcgtccaagaAGAAGAGTTCCAGTGATAAGCCCAAAAAATCCTCGAGCAGCAGTATGCCTCCACCGGCAGCCAAAGCAAGATCTGAAAAGTCATCCTCACGCTcatcgagcagcagcagcaaaagttCCCGCCATAAGGGATCGAGCTCGCCGCAAAGCACGGCCAGCAGCAGCGGCTACAGCAGCAGTTCTTCGTCGTCCACCGTGGCCGCTACTGCACCCGCCTCCCTGCTGGATCGCAACGTGGCGCTCGACCCGTTGCCTGAAGCGTCCGAGATTGTTGAAGCCCTCCCGATCATCTCGCCCCACTACAAACCGATGCCGCTGAATCAAACCGTGATGGGATGCGTGTTCGGCAGCACCGCCGGCAAACCGCCAAGGTCACACCTGACCGAGGAGGAAGCCCTGGGACACAGCATGCAGTCGAAGAACCAGCGCACCAAAGTTTACTCCGGCGTCAAGACGTACAACGGCAAGGTGCCAAGTCTGTTTGATTCGTGCATCCGGATGCTGCAGGAAAACATCGACCTGCTGGATGTGACCGGTGGGGTGCCGTTCGATTTGCTCAAGCCGGTGCTGGATCGGGCCTCGCCGGAGCAGTTGATGAACCTGGAGCACTACAATCCCTACCTGATGGAGGACAGCGACGTGTTGTGGGAGCAGCACTGCAGGAGGCAGTTTCGCACGCAGAAGCGCAAGGAGGAGGAGTGCGAGTCGTGGAGGGAGATGTACATG CGCTGCTCCGAGGAACGGGACGCCAAGCTGCGTAGCCTTACGCAAAACATCAAAATGTCCCAAGCGGAAAAGGTAGCCCCTGTCCGCAAGACCCAGCTGGCGTACGTGGACAGCGCAGTCAAACCACCTCGCAGCATCATCAGCAAACAGGCCCGCTACGGAACGGACCGCACGCCGGTGGTATCACCGGCGGCACGCGTCGCCGCCCTCAAGAGCGCCTCCTCAAACGTGGCCAAGGCGGGTGACAACCGGCTCAGGGTGGCTCCTGGCGTGAGGGATACTGCCCAAGCAG TTTTCCAACCGATGAAGCCGAAAAAGGCTCCCATGATGACGAAGGTGATGAACTCGATCAAGGGCATCAAAGGCTTCCGGCGATAG